One stretch of Lucilia cuprina isolate Lc7/37 chromosome 6, ASM2204524v1, whole genome shotgun sequence DNA includes these proteins:
- the LOC111679548 gene encoding S-adenosylmethionine sensor upstream of mTORC1 — MATEEHKRLANIIKSCHDSLRFLTKQHGADKAWQEHIKDTERLKEYAAAMHQLANIWEENTTSQDLMAQSRIKWTMEYCMAYFFSERIYLEKRLREQRLLESWEGYDCKQCQYLEDVTEKVKVLDVGSCFNPFGKSPYFEVTAIDLYPATNEVLKGDFLNIQVENVAETKLSNNEVITLPKNTYECVIFSLLLEYIPSSELRIECCRKAYDLLKFEGILVIITPDSQHVGKNAAIMKNWRYTLGTLGFTRIKFEKLPHITCMVYRKASDARVAKRWSELHKEPNMSIAIDIPQDNKTFE; from the coding sequence ATGGCCACTGAAGAGCATAAACGTTTAGCCAATATAATCAAATCTTGTCATGATTCTTTACGCTTTTTAACCAAACAACATGGAGCGGACAAAGCGTGGCAGGAACATATTAAAGATACCGAACGTCTAAAAGAATATGCAGCAGCAATGCATCAATTGGCCAATATATGGGAAGAGAATACAACAAGTCAAGATTTAATGGCACAAAGTCGCATCAAATGGACCATGGAATATTGTATGGCATATTTCTTTTCCGAACGCATTTATTTGGAAAAACGATTAAGGGAACAAAGATTATTAGAGTCTTGGGAAGGTTATGACTGTAAACAATGTCAATATCTGGAAGATGTAACggaaaaagttaaagttttagATGTGGGCAGTTGTTTTAATCCCTTTGGTAAATCACCGTATTTCGAAGTGACAGCCATAGATTTATATCCCGCCACAAATGAGGTCCTAAAGGGAGACTTTTTAAATATCCAAGTAGAAAATGTAGCTGAAACTAAATTAAGCAATAATGAGGTTATAACTTTACCTAAAAATACCTATGAATGTGTGATATTTAGTTTGTTACTCGAATATATACCCAGTTCGGAATTAAGAATCGAATGTTGTCGAAAAGCTTACGATTTGCTTAAATTTGAAGGTATCTTAGTAATTATAACACCCGATTCCCAGCATGTGGGCAAAAATGCTGCTATTATGAAGAATTGGCGTTATACTTTGGGCACTTTGGGATTTACacgaataaaatttgaaaaattaccaCATATTACATGCATGGTCTATCGTAAGGCCAGCGATGCGAGAGTAGCAAAAAGATGGTCTGAATTACACAAGGAACCAAATATGTCTATAGCAATTGATATACCTCAGGACAATAAAACATTtgaataa